A genomic segment from Chitinophaga niabensis encodes:
- a CDS encoding hybrid sensor histidine kinase/response regulator transcription factor → MLFCIRKAGIILLMLFCFTPALFAADPPVKYIGIEHGLSNNVVTCLFQDHKGFMWFGTYDGLNKYDGSTFTVFRNRINDATSLNGNEIYSLTEDAAHNIWIVNRSGISIYDPGSRLFAPAYYTQSGSTVKKNISFSVTTILTTKKGAIFAGTEMAGLLLFRSGNPVGRQIPLVDARYKLNSYQVTALEEDPKDGSLWLFVQNIGLCRYALTDTVVTIVNQSMRQGSCIKTDVSGDLWIGTESGLFRYNRKMDTLSANYIDVTCKITSLCIDRKGILWIASDGKGVLFYDGTTTKAKPFISQDGKSLINSAAVYSIYEDKEGRKWIGTLRGGINVVEPRPDPFKTIVYKDEKNNNPNNNFILSFCEDADRNIWIGTDGGGLRYWDRKRNTHTVYTHDPANKNTIGSNFITSIINDAENNIWVSTWLGGISRFNKRTGSFEHYTCQEKRVWLLYEDKQKTLWASTTNDGTLYRFSKTTNTFEVFDRNIVNIQCLGEDSAGNLWGGNYTTLIKIDRVSKQHKVYELGHTARCIHEDKKGNFWIGTQGGGLLLFNRETGTFKRFDESNGMQSNIVLRILEDGQGYLWLSSFTGLVRMDTKEFKFRPFSTQDGLQSNQFSFHAAAALRSGEFLFGGIRGFNIFYPDSVTGQASPPEVLLTDIRIDGKPLTSGSSFITEKVLENVQGIRIPYNRSSLSFNFVALEYDASDKIKYAYFLEGWDKQWNYSNSVHTANYSWLEEGTYYFRIKATDAQGRWGKEVTALKIVVLPPWYRTWWAYLLYFSFTAGCIWLYIRYTAAKQRLQYEVKLAHLEKEKEKELNERKLSFFTNVSHEFRTPLTLIINPVKEMVQHSNGKDPELDVVYRNARRLLNLVDQLMLFRKADSGADLLKVSRLDVIELCNEVFRCFAQQAKVKGINYQFIAPESPLELSLDQEKTEIAVFNLLSNAFKFTPQGGSISLEVTALSNEVMIKVRDNGCGIESADLTRVFEKFRQADSRKISHKMGFGIGLYLVKHFVESHKGTVVCESIPDEGSVFTITLLKGSSHLPAGHLLQEQVKEHELLEELTEDVEPLKTNKVNEQKGMTAEETITGKKAILLIDDNPLIKDYLQQVFAERYLLYTATDSEDGFRIAQQLIPDLIISDINMPGMDGVELCRKIKETESTGHIPVILLTGMTETHIKLRGIESGADDYITKPFDTELLLARLDTLLKNRGLLQRYFLDNITLKKTSVKVPAEYQDFLQECITVIEANLEAEDFTIKQFSKLMGMSHSGLYQKVKSISGQSLNAFIRSIRLRRAAVLMLTENMNVSQAAYHVGIGDIKYFREQFVKLFGMPPSEYIKKYRHSFNRDFNVIRTEEK, encoded by the coding sequence ATGTTGTTCTGCATCAGAAAAGCAGGGATAATACTGCTTATGCTCTTTTGCTTTACTCCTGCATTGTTTGCAGCAGATCCTCCTGTAAAATATATAGGGATAGAGCATGGCTTGTCCAATAACGTGGTAACCTGTCTTTTTCAGGATCATAAAGGTTTCATGTGGTTCGGCACTTACGATGGGCTGAATAAGTATGACGGCAGTACCTTCACCGTTTTCAGGAACAGGATCAATGATGCTACTTCGTTGAACGGAAATGAGATCTATTCTCTCACGGAGGATGCCGCACATAATATATGGATCGTGAACAGGAGCGGAATCAGTATATATGATCCGGGCAGCCGTTTATTTGCTCCGGCATATTATACGCAAAGCGGCAGTACTGTTAAGAAGAACATTTCCTTTTCTGTTACAACGATCCTTACTACTAAAAAAGGAGCCATTTTTGCGGGAACAGAAATGGCAGGACTGTTGCTTTTTAGATCAGGCAATCCTGTAGGCCGTCAGATCCCTTTAGTAGATGCGCGTTATAAATTGAACAGCTACCAGGTAACAGCGCTGGAAGAAGATCCGAAAGATGGAAGCCTGTGGTTATTTGTACAGAACATAGGACTATGCCGTTATGCGCTTACAGATACGGTTGTTACTATCGTGAACCAGTCTATGCGGCAGGGAAGCTGCATCAAAACAGATGTTAGCGGTGATCTCTGGATAGGAACGGAGAGCGGTTTATTCCGGTATAACAGGAAGATGGATACTTTATCCGCCAACTATATAGATGTGACCTGTAAGATCACTTCTCTCTGTATTGACAGAAAAGGAATATTGTGGATCGCTTCTGATGGAAAAGGTGTGTTGTTCTATGACGGTACTACAACCAAAGCAAAACCTTTCATCTCCCAGGATGGTAAATCCCTGATCAATAGTGCAGCCGTGTATTCCATTTATGAGGATAAAGAGGGGCGGAAATGGATCGGCACGCTCAGAGGAGGGATCAATGTAGTGGAGCCACGCCCGGATCCTTTCAAAACAATTGTTTATAAAGATGAGAAGAATAACAACCCCAACAATAATTTCATCCTTTCTTTCTGCGAGGACGCCGACAGGAATATATGGATAGGAACAGATGGGGGAGGATTGCGTTACTGGGACCGAAAACGAAATACCCATACCGTATATACACATGATCCTGCCAATAAGAACACGATAGGCAGTAATTTCATCACCAGTATTATCAACGATGCGGAGAACAACATCTGGGTCTCTACCTGGCTGGGCGGGATCTCCCGGTTTAATAAAAGAACGGGATCATTTGAGCATTACACCTGTCAGGAGAAAAGGGTTTGGCTCCTGTACGAAGATAAACAAAAGACCCTCTGGGCAAGCACTACAAACGACGGCACTTTATACCGCTTTTCCAAAACCACCAATACATTTGAAGTTTTCGACCGGAATATTGTGAATATACAATGCCTGGGAGAAGACAGCGCCGGCAATCTATGGGGTGGAAACTACACCACATTGATAAAGATAGACCGTGTTTCGAAACAGCATAAGGTATATGAACTGGGGCATACTGCCCGTTGTATCCATGAAGATAAAAAGGGAAATTTCTGGATCGGTACGCAGGGAGGAGGATTGCTTTTATTTAACCGGGAAACAGGCACGTTCAAACGGTTCGATGAGAGCAATGGCATGCAGAGCAATATTGTGTTGCGGATCTTAGAAGACGGACAAGGGTATTTATGGCTTAGCTCTTTTACAGGTCTTGTGCGGATGGATACAAAAGAGTTTAAGTTCAGACCCTTTTCTACACAGGATGGATTGCAAAGTAACCAGTTCAGTTTTCATGCTGCCGCCGCCCTGCGTTCGGGAGAATTCCTTTTTGGCGGCATAAGAGGGTTCAATATCTTTTACCCGGATAGTGTAACGGGGCAGGCCTCTCCGCCAGAGGTGCTTTTAACGGACATCCGGATAGATGGAAAGCCCCTTACATCCGGCAGTTCTTTTATTACGGAAAAGGTCCTGGAAAATGTACAGGGCATCCGTATTCCTTATAACCGGTCTTCTCTTTCTTTCAACTTTGTAGCGCTGGAGTATGATGCCTCCGATAAGATAAAGTATGCCTATTTCCTGGAAGGCTGGGATAAACAATGGAATTACAGTAATAGTGTGCATACCGCCAACTATTCCTGGCTGGAAGAAGGTACTTATTACTTCCGGATCAAGGCTACCGATGCACAGGGCAGGTGGGGAAAGGAAGTAACTGCCCTGAAGATTGTTGTACTGCCACCATGGTATCGTACCTGGTGGGCCTATCTCTTATATTTCAGTTTCACGGCAGGCTGCATCTGGCTGTATATCCGTTATACGGCTGCAAAACAGCGCTTGCAGTATGAAGTGAAACTGGCGCACCTGGAAAAGGAAAAGGAAAAAGAACTGAATGAAAGGAAGCTGTCTTTCTTCACCAACGTTTCACATGAATTCAGAACTCCCCTTACCCTGATCATTAACCCGGTGAAAGAAATGGTACAACACAGCAATGGAAAAGATCCGGAGCTGGATGTAGTTTACCGGAATGCCCGCCGCCTGTTGAACCTGGTAGATCAGTTGATGCTTTTCAGAAAAGCAGACAGCGGAGCGGACCTCCTGAAGGTCTCCAGGCTGGATGTAATTGAACTTTGCAATGAAGTGTTCCGCTGCTTTGCACAGCAGGCAAAGGTAAAAGGGATCAATTACCAGTTCATTGCCCCGGAAAGCCCCCTGGAATTATCCCTGGACCAGGAGAAAACAGAGATCGCTGTTTTCAATCTTCTTTCCAATGCATTTAAGTTCACGCCACAGGGAGGCAGCATTTCCCTGGAAGTAACAGCGTTGTCCAACGAGGTAATGATCAAAGTGCGGGATAATGGTTGCGGGATCGAGTCGGCTGACCTTACCCGGGTGTTTGAGAAGTTCCGGCAGGCGGACTCCCGTAAGATATCCCACAAAATGGGCTTCGGTATTGGATTATACCTGGTAAAACATTTTGTGGAAAGCCATAAGGGTACCGTGGTCTGCGAAAGCATTCCGGACGAAGGAAGCGTATTCACCATTACCCTGTTGAAAGGTTCTTCTCATTTACCTGCCGGTCACCTGTTGCAGGAACAGGTAAAGGAGCATGAACTGCTGGAGGAACTGACGGAAGATGTAGAACCGCTGAAAACAAATAAAGTGAATGAGCAGAAAGGCATGACGGCGGAAGAGACCATCACCGGCAAAAAGGCCATTCTGCTGATAGATGATAACCCCCTGATCAAAGACTACCTTCAACAGGTATTTGCAGAACGTTACCTGCTTTATACAGCTACGGACAGTGAGGACGGTTTCCGTATTGCACAACAACTCATTCCGGACCTTATTATCAGTGATATCAATATGCCGGGAATGGACGGGGTGGAATTGTGCCGTAAAATAAAAGAAACGGAAAGTACGGGCCATATTCCCGTGATCCTGCTCACAGGTATGACGGAAACGCATATCAAACTAAGAGGGATTGAAAGCGGGGCAGACGATTATATTACCAAACCCTTTGACACAGAATTGCTGCTGGCCAGGCTGGATACCCTCCTGAAAAACCGGGGTCTCCTCCAACGTTACTTCCTGGATAATATCACGCTGAAGAAAACCAGTGTAAAAGTTCCTGCGGAATACCAGGACTTCCTCCAGGAATGCATCACAGTAATAGAAGCTAACCTGGAAGCAGAGGATTTTACCATCAAACAATTCTCCAAACTGATGGGCATGAGCCATTCCGGCTTGTACCAGAAAGTAAAATCCATCTCCGGCCAGTCGCTGAATGCTTTTATCCGCTCCATCCGGTTAAGGAGGGCAGCGGTGCTGATGCTCACCGAAAACATGAATGTCAGCCAGGCTGCCTATCATGTAGGCATCGGAGATATCAAGTATTTCAGAGAGCAGTTTGTGAAGCTCTTCGGGATGCCTCCATCAGAATACATTAAAAAATACCGCCATTCTTTTAACCGGGATTTTAACGTGATCCGCACGGAAGAAAAATAG
- a CDS encoding outer membrane beta-barrel protein, whose translation MVRVSLFFSLLILNIPAFSQTVLRGKAVDDKNHSGIGFVTVSLLSLKDTALIQGQVSDSAGFFQFSGMPAGTYLLRLSTLGYKHTWKLAETGDAGEIPMAADASLLEEVVVAGERPAFQRSGDKLVLNISGNKLFAASANTFDILKKVPGLEVNGDGTITMSGRITPGVFIDGKPVLMNAEELQQYLASLTPEMIASIEVISNPSSRYDGEYKGIIDIKLKRDQTLGWKGNALLSLQRNNYTLSDNTLQLSYKTGKVAYTARLGYRAGTTVHRYAALQHQANTNIMATNTQTLSGNNNFSYQLGAEYSFRKGQRIDVGLRVFNLNRDVDAFNTLFTTDSSAKRTIFHTYSINTSAPKQRNYAANLNYTAQFGEHQLDLLGSVAKVSNRQYEDIQNREAETLLDYWKTALKNEILIRMAQADLSLKVWKGKVGAGAKFAYTTTKNDLRYDTLLANNDFGLDSSRTNNFQYDEYISAAYVSYERSWRKWNYTLSVRAEHTHSVAGIITRDYLNWLPGFLFTYTIDPTQQLHLSYSRRMTRPNFVQLNPFRFYLSPLNYVVGNPQLQPSQTNMLSLTYSHKSFNAAIQIGRELSPMARYPEYDSATNELEYLGRNLPYGDFAGIELSFPLSLKTWWKMQHSIRGAYRKEQTPYHEIIYTIPITDYTLSGSQVFTLPHAITFDLTYYYKSRSGNGIYRIKPLSSIDLSLQKSWLKGKLNAKISYYDILDTYRVYYIFREKQILNNELSHWFGNRRVVATLNYSFGRSTHKGKQNSKNEEENRAGM comes from the coding sequence ATGGTACGGGTATCCCTGTTCTTTAGCCTGCTGATCTTAAACATTCCTGCTTTTTCGCAAACTGTTCTCCGGGGTAAAGCGGTGGACGACAAAAACCATTCGGGCATAGGCTTCGTTACCGTAAGCCTGCTATCTCTAAAAGACACTGCACTGATCCAGGGGCAGGTATCTGATTCCGCCGGGTTTTTTCAATTCTCCGGGATGCCGGCGGGTACTTACCTCTTGCGTTTATCCACCCTGGGGTATAAGCATACATGGAAACTGGCGGAAACAGGAGACGCAGGAGAGATCCCCATGGCCGCCGATGCCAGTTTGCTGGAAGAAGTGGTGGTTGCCGGAGAGAGGCCAGCCTTTCAGCGGTCAGGAGATAAATTGGTCTTAAATATTTCCGGGAACAAACTTTTTGCTGCCTCGGCCAATACATTCGATATACTTAAAAAAGTACCTGGCCTGGAAGTAAATGGAGATGGTACGATCACCATGTCCGGCAGGATCACACCGGGTGTTTTTATTGATGGAAAACCTGTGCTGATGAATGCGGAAGAATTACAGCAATACCTGGCCAGCCTTACCCCCGAAATGATCGCCTCCATTGAAGTGATCTCCAATCCCTCTTCCCGGTATGATGGTGAATATAAAGGGATCATTGACATTAAACTGAAACGTGATCAGACCTTAGGCTGGAAAGGCAACGCGCTTCTCAGTCTTCAGCGGAACAATTATACCTTATCGGACAATACGCTTCAGCTCAGCTACAAAACAGGAAAGGTAGCCTATACAGCCCGCCTCGGCTATAGAGCCGGTACCACGGTACATCGTTATGCCGCTTTACAACACCAGGCGAATACAAACATCATGGCCACTAATACGCAAACACTTAGCGGCAACAATAATTTCAGTTACCAGTTAGGAGCGGAATACAGCTTCAGGAAGGGGCAACGGATAGATGTGGGGCTGAGGGTTTTCAATCTGAACCGGGATGTTGATGCCTTCAATACACTCTTTACTACGGATTCCTCTGCTAAAAGGACCATCTTCCATACCTACAGTATCAATACTTCCGCTCCCAAACAACGGAACTATGCCGCTAACCTTAATTATACCGCTCAGTTCGGGGAACATCAGCTGGACCTGCTAGGCTCCGTTGCTAAAGTCAGCAACCGGCAGTATGAGGATATTCAGAACAGGGAAGCAGAAACGTTATTGGACTACTGGAAAACTGCTTTGAAAAATGAGATCCTGATCCGCATGGCACAGGCTGATCTTTCTTTGAAGGTATGGAAAGGGAAAGTGGGGGCAGGCGCCAAATTCGCCTATACCACTACTAAGAATGATCTGCGTTATGATACGCTGCTCGCTAATAATGATTTCGGGTTGGACAGCAGCCGCACTAATAATTTTCAATATGATGAATATATTTCTGCGGCCTATGTTTCTTATGAAAGGAGCTGGCGTAAATGGAACTATACCCTCAGCGTACGTGCGGAACATACACACAGCGTGGCAGGTATCATTACAAGGGATTACCTGAACTGGCTACCCGGTTTCCTCTTTACTTATACTATTGATCCAACTCAACAACTGCATCTTTCTTACAGCCGCCGGATGACGAGACCTAATTTCGTCCAATTGAATCCTTTCCGTTTTTATCTCAGCCCGCTTAATTACGTGGTGGGTAATCCGCAGCTACAGCCTTCCCAGACCAATATGCTGAGCCTCACATATTCGCATAAAAGTTTTAACGCGGCTATACAAATAGGCCGTGAACTGAGTCCTATGGCCCGGTATCCGGAATATGACAGTGCCACCAATGAACTGGAATACCTGGGCCGCAACCTGCCTTATGGCGACTTTGCCGGTATAGAGCTTAGTTTTCCGCTTTCCCTTAAAACCTGGTGGAAGATGCAGCATAGTATCAGGGGTGCTTACAGGAAAGAACAAACACCTTATCACGAGATCATTTATACCATCCCTATCACTGATTATACCCTTTCAGGAAGCCAGGTGTTCACACTGCCGCATGCCATCACTTTCGACCTGACCTATTATTACAAATCCCGCAGCGGTAATGGTATCTACCGGATAAAACCCCTGAGCAGTATTGATCTGAGCCTGCAGAAAAGCTGGCTGAAAGGAAAACTGAATGCAAAGATCAGTTATTACGATATCCTGGATACTTACCGGGTATACTATATCTTCCGGGAGAAACAGATCCTGAATAATGAACTTTCCCATTGGTTTGGTAACAGGAGAGTAGTGGCTACTTTGAATTACAGCTTCGGAAGGTCTACACACAAAGGAAAGCAGAACAGTAAAAACGAAGAGGAAAACAGGGCTGGAATGTAA
- a CDS encoding helix-turn-helix domain-containing protein, whose translation MDLDRQLLFLVSALGAFNGIILSVYLFLSKKRRSVASFFLGLLLLAFSIRVAKSVFLYFNPGLPKICLQIGLSACFLIGPSLYYFFKAVLLKSTGIPNSWKWSWGIQLGALVLVGMLFPYQTRPDVWNNIIVYVIYLQWPCYLVATGFLLKPVLKTLFVNPSVLSDTEKFWLILFLGNCLIFLAYLLAFFRVVHGIYISGGICFTFMLFLTVFFSLSGAGFENNGKPERKKIAETDASIWLDKLEKVIRDKALYKDPNLKLNDLAQHINISMHQLSQLLNDNLGKSFSTYINEYRIAEACKLITTNERLTFEAIGYEVGYNSKSTFYAAFRKIKDMTPALYKESIGAA comes from the coding sequence ATGGACCTTGATCGGCAATTATTATTCCTTGTCAGTGCTTTAGGAGCATTTAACGGCATTATCCTGAGCGTTTACCTTTTCTTAAGTAAGAAGAGAAGGTCCGTAGCTTCCTTTTTCCTGGGTTTACTGCTGCTGGCATTCAGTATCAGGGTGGCAAAATCAGTATTCCTGTATTTCAATCCCGGCCTTCCTAAAATATGCCTGCAGATAGGATTGTCTGCCTGTTTCCTTATCGGGCCTTCTTTATATTATTTTTTCAAAGCTGTATTGCTGAAAAGTACCGGTATTCCCAATTCATGGAAATGGAGCTGGGGTATTCAGCTGGGCGCTTTGGTGCTGGTGGGGATGCTGTTCCCTTATCAAACCCGTCCTGATGTATGGAATAATATCATTGTGTATGTTATTTACCTGCAATGGCCCTGTTACCTGGTAGCTACGGGATTTTTACTGAAACCGGTGCTGAAGACCTTATTTGTGAACCCTTCAGTACTTAGTGATACGGAGAAATTCTGGCTGATATTATTCCTGGGCAACTGCCTTATTTTCCTGGCCTACCTGCTGGCATTCTTCAGGGTAGTGCATGGTATTTACATCAGTGGTGGTATCTGCTTCACTTTTATGTTGTTCCTGACCGTTTTCTTTAGTTTATCAGGGGCGGGGTTTGAAAACAATGGCAAACCGGAAAGAAAGAAGATTGCAGAAACGGATGCCAGTATATGGCTCGATAAGTTGGAAAAAGTGATCCGCGATAAGGCGCTTTATAAAGACCCCAACCTGAAACTGAACGACCTGGCGCAGCATATTAATATTTCCATGCACCAGTTGTCCCAGTTGCTAAATGATAATCTCGGGAAAAGCTTTTCTACCTATATCAATGAATACAGGATCGCGGAAGCCTGTAAGCTGATCACCACCAATGAGCGGCTTACTTTTGAAGCGATCGGGTATGAAGTGGGGTATAATTCTAAATCTACTTTCTATGCTGCGTTCCGGAAGATCAAGGATATGACGCCGGCATTGTATAAAGAAAGTATCGGTGCCGCATAA
- a CDS encoding response regulator, which translates to MTNAATETIGKQKILIVDDEGEMCLLINLLLDGEGMEIEHVQSISDAVEYFQQEVPSVVLLDNRLPDGYGIDLIEFIRSEYPATRIIMISGVDIAAKDIALENGADLFLEKPFNKKTLIQSIQGLV; encoded by the coding sequence ATGACAAATGCCGCTACAGAGACTATTGGCAAACAGAAAATACTGATCGTGGACGACGAAGGAGAGATGTGTTTACTGATCAATTTATTGCTTGATGGGGAAGGAATGGAGATAGAACATGTGCAATCAATTTCCGATGCTGTGGAATATTTTCAACAGGAAGTACCCTCTGTTGTATTACTGGATAACAGGTTGCCGGATGGGTATGGTATTGATCTGATCGAATTCATCAGGTCGGAGTATCCGGCTACCAGGATCATTATGATCTCGGGCGTGGATATTGCCGCTAAAGACATTGCACTGGAAAACGGAGCCGATCTTTTCCTGGAAAAACCGTTTAACAAAAAAACGCTTATTCAATCCATACAAGGATTGGTATAA